A region of Gracilinanus agilis isolate LMUSP501 chromosome 3, AgileGrace, whole genome shotgun sequence DNA encodes the following proteins:
- the YTHDF2 gene encoding YTH domain-containing family protein 2 has translation MSASSLLEQRPKGQGNKVQNGSVHQKDGLNDDDFEPYLSPQARPNNAYTAMSDSYLPSYYSPSIGFSYSLGEAAWSTGGDPPMPYLTSYGQLSNGEPHFLPDAMFGQPGALGSTPFLGQHGFNFFPSGIDFSAWGNNSSQGQSTQSSGYSSNYAYAPSSLGGAMIDGQSAFANETLNKAPGMNTIDQGMAALKLGSTDVTSNVPKVVGSAVGSGSITSNIVASNSLPPATIAPPKPTSWADIASKPAKQQPKLKTKNGMAGSSLPPPPIKHNMDIGTWDNKGPVAKAPSQALVQNIGQQPTQVSPQPVGQQINNSPPVVQAAAGQQPQPLPPPPPPQPTQLSVQQQAAQPTRWVAPRNRGNGFGHNGVDGNGVGQSQNNSGSAPSEPHPVLEKLRSINNYNPKDFDWNLKHGRVFIIKSYSEDDIHRSIKYNIWCSTEHGNKRLDAAYRSMNGKGPVYLLFSVNGSGHFCGVAEMKSAVDYNTCAGVWSQDKWKGRFDVRWIFVKDVPNSQLRHIRLENNENKPVTNSRDTQEVPLEKAKQVLKIIASYKHTTSIFDDFSHYEKRQEEEENVKKERQGRVK, from the exons ATGTCGGCCAGCAGCCTCCTGGAGCAG AGACCGAAAGGTCAAGGCAACAAAG TACAAAATGGATCTGTGCATCAGAAGGATGGAttaaatgatgatgattttgaaCCATACTTGAGTCCACAGGCAAGGCCC AATAATGCATATACAGCCATGTCAGATTCTTACCTACCAAGCTACTACAGTCCTTCAATAGGCTTCTCTTATTCATTGGGTGAAGCTGCCTGGTCTACTGGGGGTGACCCACCCATGCCCTACTTAACATCCTATGGACAGCTCAGCAATGGAGAGCCCCACTTTCTACCTGATGCTATGTTTGGACAACCAGGGGCTCTAGGCAGCACTCCATTTCTTGGTCagcatggttttaatttctttcccagtgggattgacttctcagcTTGGGGGAATAACAGTTCTCAGGGACAGTCTACTCAAAGCTCTGGATATAGTAGCAATTATGCTTATGCACCTAGCTCCTTAGGTGGAGCCATGATTGATGGACAGTCAGCTTTTGCCAATGAGACCCTGAATAAGGCTCCTGGTATGAATACTATAGATCAAGGGATGGCAGCACTGAAGTTGGGCAGCACAGATGTTACAAGCAATGTTCCAAAAGTTGTTGGCTCTGCAGTTGGCAGTGGATCCATTACTAGTAACATAGTGGCATCCAATAGTTTGCCACCAGCCACTATTGCTCCTCCCAAACCAACATCTTGGGCTGATATTGCGAGTAAGCCTGCAAAACAACAGCCCAAGCTGAAGACCAAGAATGGCATGGCAGGGTCAAGTCTTCCACCACCCCCAATAAAACATAACATGGATATTGGAACTTGGGATAACAAGGGTCCTGTAGCAAAAGCCCCTTCCCAGGCTTTGGTTCAGAATATTGGTCAGCAGCCAACCCAGGTATCACCTCAGCCCGTAGGTCAGCAGATAAACAATAGCCCACCAGTGGTGCAGGCTGCAGCAGGGCAACAGCCGCAGCCTTtgcctccaccaccaccaccgcagCCTACCCAGCTTTCTGTACAACAACAAGCAGCCCAGCCCACCCGTTGGGTAGCACCCCGGAACCGTGGCAATGGGTTTGGGCATAATGGGGTAGATGGTAATGGAGTGGGGCAGTCTCAGAACAATTCTGGGTCTGCTCCTTCAGAACCCCACCCAGTGCTGGAGAAGCTGAGGTCTATCAACAATTATAACCCCAAGGATTTTGACTGGAATCTGAAACATGGCCGGGTTTTCATCATCAAGAGTTACTCTGAGGACGATATTCACCGTTCCATTAAATATAATATCTGGTGCAGCACAGAACATGGCAATAAGAGACTGGATGCTGCTTATCGCTCCATGAACGGGAAAGGCCCCGTTTACTTACTTTTCAGTGTCAACGGCAGTGGACACTTCTGTGGCGTAGCAGAAATGAAATCTGCTGTGGACTACAACACATGTGCAGGTGTGTGGTCCCAGGACAAATGGAAGGGACGGTTTGATGTCAGGTGGATTTTTGTGAAGGACGTTCCCAATAGCCAGCTGCGGCACATTCGTCTAGAGAACAACGAGAATAAACCAGTGACCAACTCCAGAGACACTCAGGAAGTGCCCCTGGAAAAGGCTAAGCAGGTGTTGAAAATCATTGCCAGCTACAAGCACACCACCTCCATTTTTGATGACTTCTCACACTATGAGAAACgccaagaggaggaggaaaatgtTAAAAAG